A segment of the Erythrobacter sp. F6033 genome:
TGTCAGGTCTTCCATCTCTTCCGAAAGCACCCGGTAGGTGGCGACTGACAGCGCCATCATCATGATCGGGATGATGTTGAGCGAAATGGAGAGGAAAACTCCGGCGAGCGGATTGTTGACCATGTCACTGCCTTGGAAAACGGTGCTTCCGGTGAATGTCGCAACAACAATGACACCCCAAAAAGCAATAATCCCGATCACGCCAATCGCGGTGTAGGCGAGCGATAGCGAAAACGTGCTGCCGTCGCTCTTACGCCATGCATCTCCGATCGCGTCGAACAGATTGCTCTTACCAGCGACCAGATAGCACGGGGCCATGATCCATTTCGCGCCAAGCAAAATTCCCGGAATCCAGAAGAAATTGAATCCGATCATGATTGCCATGCCAAGGATAATTGCCATGCCGAAAAAGCTGAACACCCGATATTGGTCATCATGGGTTAGCCCTGCCCGCGCCAGCATCTGTCGGCACAGCCAGTACTGCGCCGGGAAATAGAGAAGGAAACTCAGGGTCGAAACCAACCCTTCAACCATGTCGACCGCCAACAGCAAACCAATCGCTGCAAAGACAGCTAAATACATTGCGATTTCACGGCGACTTGCTCCCAGCACATCAAATGTGCCGCTGATCAATTCGCCAGTGGTTGCGGTCCGATTTGGTACATAGGCCATGCTGACTATTCAAAGACCTCCATCATCTCTTCGGCGGGATCGCTGGAGAGACGGTAGATCGCAATGGCCAAGCCGATAAAGATTGCCGAGGCAACAGAATCGGCGATGGCAGACGCCACGATGATCGGGATGGATGAAAAGCCACTAAGCAAGCCGGTGAAACCGCCGAGCACCGCGCTGACGATGAAGATCGAAATCGCAAGGATGACCGCCGCACCGAAGATCGACCAGCTATGGCCGCTTGTCTTCTCCCAGCTTTCCCCGAAAGTATCCATTGCGGGGAGCTTGCCTTCAATCACTAAAGGCAGCGCCAGAGACCACCGCACGATCAGTATTATGCCAGGGACAATAAGCAGCAGGATGCCAAGGCCGATGCCTAGGATGGCGAGAAGGTAAATCCCTAGCCATGGCCAAAACCGCCCAAAACCAGGGGAAGGATCCCGGGCCATCAGAGCAGCATAAAGCCAGTAAATCAGAACGATGCTGATCAGAAATGCCACGATATAGATTATGACTACTCCCGCGCCCATCGCCAGCATTTTCTCAGTGATGTTAAAGCCTGCATTGAATCCAAGGGCACTGCTTGGTCCGCCCTCTCCAATCCATCCATTAAAGGCGTTGATCGGCACCATAATTGCCAGAAATATTCCGACCAACCGGCCGTTTTCTCGTAATTCTGCAAATGTCTGGCCGAGCAGACTTGAAAGTGTAAGCCCTTGGTTCATTTGAATTCTACGCCCCTGTTTTTCATGTGTTAACCGCCTGCCCCGGTTAGGCTCACCAGTCCACCGGC
Coding sequences within it:
- a CDS encoding glycerophosphoryl diester phosphodiesterase membrane domain-containing protein, translated to MNQGLTLSSLLGQTFAELRENGRLVGIFLAIMVPINAFNGWIGEGGPSSALGFNAGFNITEKMLAMGAGVVIIYIVAFLISIVLIYWLYAALMARDPSPGFGRFWPWLGIYLLAILGIGLGILLLIVPGIILIVRWSLALPLVIEGKLPAMDTFGESWEKTSGHSWSIFGAAVILAISIFIVSAVLGGFTGLLSGFSSIPIIVASAIADSVASAIFIGLAIAIYRLSSDPAEEMMEVFE